Proteins from one Chloroflexota bacterium genomic window:
- a CDS encoding arginine decarboxylase — translation MEGHVQLIEQTYAGYLNDSFGFSGAGALTDFLTRRNERLLLGDTVDLGALVEQFGAPLEVSFCPQITTQVQNMLDYAMAAQAASSYTGSFLYAYATKANFSEEVVRTALNAGAHYETSAAADVVIAHHLWRQGVLAEDRYIFCNGSKEPMYLDGILALRQAGYERVVAVLDDLDELDYILAHCRVPMLFGVRERHAPEVVDRNHAGAERFGLTPAEMQLVAQRLAGTQHQLVVYHAMVGSQIEDAAAWEARLARSANAYAALASTTPSLTMFNFGGGMPTSGYDLAFQFDYVGFLTNLMANTQAICVEHGVAAPMIIAECGRYTVANHNLYLIEVGRVKEAGAIEPWYLLNGSLMVSAPDTLIVDQEFVVVPLDGWDTAVQAVRLGGRRTCDSDDLYPRSHRPALMLPEFQAGMVLAVCGVGAYQAMIGGKGGAHHCLNPEMRRIIIEQDGDQLVMREIAPQNLMAQMSALGYSIATIEQPVRKPMPARTAVVCEQLPVRPLRTARRRQAPSALRTSRFAASA, via the coding sequence TTGGAGGGACATGTCCAGTTGATCGAGCAAACCTATGCTGGCTACCTGAATGATTCGTTTGGCTTTTCGGGTGCTGGGGCTTTGACCGATTTTCTAACGCGCCGTAATGAGCGCTTGCTCTTAGGCGATACGGTCGATCTGGGTGCATTAGTTGAGCAATTTGGTGCACCCCTTGAGGTTTCGTTCTGCCCGCAAATTACCACGCAGGTGCAGAATATGCTTGATTATGCGATGGCTGCACAGGCGGCATCAAGCTATACTGGCTCGTTCTTGTATGCTTATGCTACCAAGGCCAATTTTTCGGAAGAAGTGGTGCGCACAGCCTTGAATGCTGGTGCTCATTACGAAACCTCAGCGGCAGCCGATGTGGTGATTGCTCACCATCTCTGGCGGCAAGGGGTGCTTGCCGAAGATCGCTATATCTTCTGTAATGGCTCGAAAGAGCCGATGTATCTCGATGGGATCTTGGCTTTGCGCCAGGCTGGCTACGAGCGAGTTGTGGCGGTGCTTGATGATCTCGATGAACTTGATTATATCTTGGCCCATTGTCGTGTACCGATGTTGTTCGGTGTTCGTGAACGCCACGCCCCTGAAGTCGTGGATCGGAACCATGCTGGAGCCGAGCGCTTTGGCTTAACTCCCGCCGAAATGCAACTTGTCGCCCAACGCTTGGCTGGCACGCAGCATCAATTGGTGGTGTATCACGCCATGGTTGGCTCGCAAATTGAAGATGCTGCTGCATGGGAAGCTCGTTTGGCTCGTTCAGCCAATGCTTATGCCGCTTTGGCCAGCACTACCCCTAGTCTAACGATGTTTAATTTTGGCGGTGGCATGCCCACGTCAGGCTATGATTTGGCCTTCCAATTTGATTATGTGGGCTTTTTGACCAACTTGATGGCCAATACCCAAGCAATTTGTGTTGAGCATGGCGTGGCAGCACCCATGATCATCGCCGAATGTGGCCGCTACACCGTTGCCAACCATAATCTGTATTTGATTGAAGTTGGCCGCGTCAAGGAAGCTGGCGCAATCGAGCCGTGGTATTTGTTGAATGGCTCGTTGATGGTTTCAGCTCCAGATACCTTGATTGTTGACCAAGAATTTGTAGTTGTGCCCTTGGATGGTTGGGATACAGCGGTGCAAGCAGTGCGCTTGGGTGGCCGCCGCACCTGCGATTCTGATGATCTGTATCCACGTTCGCATCGCCCAGCCTTGATGTTGCCTGAATTCCAAGCTGGCATGGTTTTGGCGGTGTGTGGCGTTGGTGCATATCAAGCCATGATTGGCGGCAAAGGTGGGGCGCACCACTGCTTGAACCCCGAAATGCGCCGAATTATTATCGAGCAAGATGGCGATCAATTGGTGATGCGCGAAATTGCTCCGCAAAACTTGATGGCGCAAATGAGTGCCTTGGGTTATAGCATTGCCACGATTGAGCAACCAGTGCGCAAACCCATGCCGGCACGTACAGCCGTGGTTTGCGAGCAATTGCCAGTGCGACCATTGCGGACTGCCCGTCGTCGTCAAGCCCCATCGGCCTTGCGTACAAGCCGTTTCGCGGCGAGTGCCTAA
- a CDS encoding 4Fe-4S dicluster domain-containing protein translates to MHEILFNSQVIAVREIYWNLPHAVEYVLYLFAIASIGTMFYKMYQDILLWRRGHATVRSTNFASRLWLTTTEVFGQKRVLRDRTPGIMHTFIFYGFLALFIGTDIIAAEADFTIPIAGEEQGKILTGGFYQYYELILDVMGMVFLAGLLWALWRRYKTKPTRLDNRRTDAWVLWSMIFIVVGGYFIEILRLANQTMTVGEGADAVTAIVYEQGWAKWAIFGYPGASVARAIGLGVERAADGTLIHSQVALWIHRVLWLSHMAVVFAFVGSIPFTKFRHIFYTPLNTLFRDRDPKGALDRIPNMEEELEKDEPKLGITTLSDFSWKRRMDFDACMRCGRCQDNCPAFASGSELSPKWLITKMSDLMHGGPVMKRDGTVVMVQPAGATATAPTTSNGVKIELLEGTPETLPLYEHGIVTENELWACTTCRACMTECPATIEHVDDIIDFRRNLTMVMGEIPSGVKTVLQGIERNGNPWKLPQRQRTAWADGLEVPTLAEKEEAEVLYWVGCAPSYDDRSKKTARAMVQLMQKAGVDFAILGDEETCTGDPARRMGEELLYEQQANTNIETMGQYKFKKIVTTCAHCYNTVKNEYPQFGGKAGVDYEVVHHTEFLNDLVEAGKLNPTVPVNEKVVYHDPCYIGRYNDIYEEPRNVLNSIPGLELVEAGPRNREKAMCCGGGGGNAWLEGFGDKHVNVIRLEQLQTEKPDTVAMGCPFCMVMFEDAAKNTNQSETLGRKDVAEILLQSVGEQPPAA, encoded by the coding sequence ATGCACGAGATTCTATTTAACAGCCAAGTTATCGCCGTTCGCGAGATTTACTGGAACTTACCGCATGCGGTTGAGTATGTGTTGTACTTGTTTGCCATCGCCTCAATTGGCACGATGTTCTACAAGATGTATCAAGACATTCTGTTGTGGCGACGCGGCCATGCAACAGTGCGCTCGACCAATTTTGCCAGTCGCTTGTGGTTAACGACGACCGAGGTTTTTGGGCAGAAGCGCGTCTTACGTGACCGTACCCCGGGCATCATGCACACCTTTATCTTCTACGGCTTTTTGGCGCTGTTTATCGGCACCGATATCATCGCCGCTGAAGCCGACTTCACCATTCCAATTGCTGGTGAAGAGCAAGGCAAGATTTTAACTGGTGGCTTTTATCAGTATTATGAACTGATTCTCGATGTGATGGGGATGGTCTTTCTCGCTGGTTTGCTCTGGGCGTTGTGGCGACGCTACAAAACCAAACCAACCCGCTTGGATAATCGCCGGACCGATGCTTGGGTGCTTTGGTCGATGATTTTTATCGTGGTTGGCGGTTACTTTATTGAAATTTTGCGCTTGGCCAACCAAACCATGACCGTTGGCGAGGGCGCAGATGCTGTCACCGCGATCGTCTACGAGCAAGGTTGGGCCAAATGGGCGATCTTTGGTTATCCTGGGGCCAGCGTTGCCCGCGCGATTGGCCTTGGTGTCGAACGCGCCGCCGATGGTACGCTGATTCATAGCCAAGTAGCCTTGTGGATTCACCGCGTACTCTGGCTGAGCCATATGGCGGTGGTTTTTGCCTTTGTTGGCTCAATTCCCTTCACCAAATTCCGTCACATTTTCTATACCCCGCTCAACACCTTGTTCCGCGATCGCGACCCCAAAGGTGCGCTTGATCGAATTCCAAATATGGAAGAGGAACTGGAAAAAGATGAGCCAAAATTGGGGATTACCACGCTGAGCGACTTCTCATGGAAGCGCCGCATGGATTTTGATGCCTGTATGCGCTGTGGGCGTTGTCAGGATAATTGTCCGGCGTTTGCCTCTGGCTCCGAGCTTTCGCCCAAATGGCTGATCACCAAGATGAGCGATTTGATGCATGGCGGCCCAGTGATGAAGCGCGATGGCACGGTAGTGATGGTTCAGCCTGCTGGCGCAACCGCCACTGCCCCAACCACCAGCAACGGCGTAAAAATCGAATTGCTGGAAGGCACGCCCGAAACCTTGCCATTGTATGAACATGGCATTGTCACCGAAAACGAACTTTGGGCTTGTACCACCTGTCGCGCGTGTATGACCGAGTGTCCAGCAACGATTGAACATGTTGATGATATTATCGATTTCCGCCGCAACTTGACCATGGTGATGGGCGAAATTCCATCGGGTGTCAAAACGGTGTTGCAAGGGATCGAGCGCAACGGCAATCCATGGAAGTTGCCACAACGCCAGCGTACCGCTTGGGCTGATGGCTTGGAAGTGCCAACTTTGGCCGAAAAAGAAGAAGCCGAAGTATTGTATTGGGTTGGTTGTGCTCCATCGTATGATGATCGCTCGAAGAAAACCGCCCGTGCAATGGTCCAGTTGATGCAAAAAGCTGGGGTTGATTTCGCCATTCTTGGCGATGAAGAAACCTGTACTGGCGACCCAGCACGGCGCATGGGCGAGGAGTTGTTGTACGAACAACAAGCCAACACCAATATCGAAACCATGGGTCAATACAAATTCAAGAAGATCGTCACCACCTGTGCCCACTGCTATAACACCGTCAAAAACGAGTATCCGCAGTTTGGCGGCAAAGCTGGCGTGGATTACGAAGTGGTGCACCATACCGAATTCTTGAATGATTTGGTCGAAGCTGGCAAGCTCAACCCAACCGTGCCAGTCAACGAAAAGGTTGTTTACCACGACCCCTGTTACATTGGCCGCTACAACGATATTTACGAAGAGCCACGCAATGTGCTAAATAGCATTCCTGGCTTGGAGTTAGTCGAAGCTGGCCCGCGCAATCGTGAAAAAGCGATGTGTTGCGGTGGCGGTGGTGGTAATGCTTGGCTCGAAGGCTTTGGCGATAAACATGTCAATGTGATTCGGCTGGAGCAACTGCAAACTGAAAAGCCTGATACCGTGGCGATGGGCTGCCCCTTCTGTATGGTGATGTTTGAGGATGCCGCCAAGAACACCAACCAATCAGAAACCTTGGGTCGCAAAGATGTCGCCGAAATTCTGCTGCAATCGGTTGGTGAGCAACCACCCGCCGCCTAG
- a CDS encoding pentapeptide repeat-containing protein, with amino-acid sequence MRYFSQQKLDQLLAAHAEWLQEPLGEALSLRNCDLRGMDLRGRSLMRMQFENVVLAGCDLRDCNFFGATLRKVDLQTADLRKACFASSFCEQIDARDSNWQQADLISAIIKLSDFSQANLTYADLNKTSFETSVLDQTRLSYTHAVRFSLSRSSARNAQFDHAILDFATIYACDLRGANLNAASLRKLKSFEHVAVANLQAKDVVVEGGRFTGWFDASPEADGSQRHDADWMRAKLLEA; translated from the coding sequence ATGCGCTATTTTTCGCAACAAAAGCTTGATCAACTGCTGGCTGCGCACGCCGAATGGTTGCAAGAACCGCTTGGCGAAGCCTTGAGCTTGCGCAATTGTGATTTGCGGGGCATGGATTTGCGTGGACGTTCGTTGATGCGTATGCAGTTTGAAAACGTGGTGTTGGCAGGCTGCGATTTGCGTGATTGTAATTTTTTTGGGGCAACGTTGCGCAAGGTCGATTTACAAACTGCCGATTTGCGTAAGGCCTGTTTTGCTTCGAGCTTTTGCGAGCAAATTGATGCCCGTGACAGCAATTGGCAACAGGCTGATCTGATCAGTGCAATCATTAAACTCAGCGATTTTAGCCAAGCCAATCTGACCTATGCCGATCTGAACAAAACCAGTTTTGAGACCAGCGTTTTGGATCAGACAAGGCTTAGTTATACCCATGCGGTGCGTTTTAGTCTGAGCCGTAGCTCAGCTCGTAACGCCCAATTTGATCATGCCATCCTTGATTTTGCGACGATTTACGCTTGCGATTTACGGGGTGCAAACTTAAATGCAGCCAGTTTACGCAAGCTCAAAAGCTTTGAGCATGTAGCGGTGGCTAATTTGCAAGCTAAGGATGTGGTGGTTGAGGGTGGGCGGTTTACTGGTTGGTTTGATGCCAGCCCTGAGGCCGATGGCAGCCAACGCCACGATGCTGATTGGATGCGAGCCAAGCTGCTTGAGGCTTGA
- a CDS encoding WXG100 family type VII secretion target: protein MGAEIVQAQYDQLTQVASRFGKQSEVVDQINSQIRQSYESLANGGWMGDAAKAFFNEMQTEIFPTMQRLTNVLREAQTVTQQISTVFQQAEQEAAKGISFGDGGASSSAGSGVSFSAAAGNAAGSAAANQLPPPRMYIVNGINASEPDGTPGEGPQQLAGLLASHGYDPSQIKAMPAIYNTNYTTNLQGTNLQGTNHGGWLSPVDWLTGAGASVVNGITGAGATVVNGASMLFNTGVGVSEVVQEYTMQDQGKYTQESYNFIQQDLARNPLLPGQTVMLIGHSGGGAVVSNLAPMLENNMGVDVSGVVTLGSPVANADRAMQYAKFLSVSDKGDYIGQPWIRSDEGRNFLTPGLMTGILAPKSLPLVVPGVLGADNASRDAGINYFTTNANAGNPISNHNSYWTSNDVVSIIKNSYPQVAPYLK, encoded by the coding sequence ATGGGAGCTGAAATCGTTCAAGCTCAGTATGACCAACTCACTCAAGTTGCAAGTCGGTTTGGCAAGCAATCGGAGGTAGTTGATCAAATCAACAGCCAGATTCGCCAGAGCTATGAAAGTTTAGCCAATGGCGGATGGATGGGTGATGCGGCAAAGGCATTTTTTAATGAAATGCAGACGGAAATTTTTCCCACAATGCAACGTCTCACTAATGTATTGCGGGAAGCTCAAACGGTAACCCAACAAATTAGCACAGTCTTTCAGCAAGCTGAACAAGAGGCGGCTAAAGGTATCTCGTTTGGCGATGGCGGAGCTAGCTCAAGCGCTGGTAGCGGTGTTTCGTTCAGCGCTGCGGCAGGTAATGCAGCAGGCTCGGCGGCGGCGAATCAGTTGCCACCACCACGCATGTACATTGTCAATGGGATTAACGCCAGCGAGCCAGATGGTACTCCAGGCGAAGGGCCACAGCAACTGGCTGGCTTGTTGGCTTCCCACGGCTATGATCCTAGCCAAATCAAGGCGATGCCAGCAATTTACAATACCAACTACACCACCAACTTGCAAGGCACCAATCTGCAAGGCACCAATCATGGTGGTTGGTTGTCGCCCGTCGATTGGCTGACCGGAGCCGGAGCCTCAGTTGTTAATGGGATTACAGGCGCTGGTGCAACGGTTGTCAACGGGGCTTCAATGTTGTTTAATACTGGAGTCGGGGTCAGCGAAGTTGTGCAAGAGTATACAATGCAAGATCAAGGCAAGTATACTCAAGAAAGCTACAACTTTATTCAACAAGACCTTGCCCGTAACCCATTATTGCCTGGCCAAACCGTCATGCTGATTGGGCATAGCGGCGGTGGGGCGGTTGTCAGTAACCTCGCGCCAATGCTTGAAAATAACATGGGCGTTGATGTTTCTGGGGTGGTTACGCTCGGATCGCCGGTAGCCAACGCTGATCGGGCGATGCAATATGCCAAATTCCTCAGCGTTAGCGACAAAGGCGATTATATTGGCCAACCATGGATTCGCTCCGATGAAGGGCGTAATTTCCTAACTCCAGGCTTGATGACTGGGATCTTAGCGCCTAAATCCTTGCCATTGGTTGTACCAGGGGTGCTTGGAGCCGATAACGCCTCCCGTGATGCTGGCATCAATTACTTTACGACCAACGCCAATGCGGGCAACCCAATTAGCAATCACAACTCCTATTGGACGAGCAACGATGTGGTTAGCATCATTAAAAACAGCTATCCCCAAGTTGCTCCATACCTGAAGTAA
- a CDS encoding phosphoribosylamine--glycine ligase translates to MKVLVLGKNGAAHAYVWKLFNSQRIDSLATMPGNGGTSLLVPNAEQIEKINELAKWAYDEHFQVIIPAEGSYLSAGLADAAAAYKIPVCGPPKNSAVLERSRLWLKEFLNRHQIPTSTGRALGDLAMAERYVASQPMPLMLWGDYPSEYDGAYTDRAEALAALAGIFALPPREGHYRGVVIEQPALGPTVALSAITDGTTLIPMQAVRMYDRLEDNDQGWAAEGMGAHTTPSGILKQLSDYLSAAILEPIRAALLRDKMPWWGILGVDCAITASGPQVLRIRTTLSDPEAQVLLPLLEDDLFPFLVAANNRSLLNVPALRWRNEASVGVTMVANGYPHSFNTGMAIDGVIELDAGVVAFQNETANPNGLRYVSAELHMPEKRGLFSGVSDALNDAILVRSMGPNRLSSQAGRIVTVTAQASSLAAAHEKAYNNLKRLRVNSAVYRNDIGLREL, encoded by the coding sequence ATGAAAGTACTTGTGCTTGGCAAAAATGGCGCAGCCCATGCCTATGTTTGGAAGTTGTTCAATAGCCAACGGATTGATAGTTTAGCAACCATGCCAGGCAATGGTGGTACAAGCTTGCTTGTGCCAAATGCTGAGCAAATTGAAAAAATTAACGAGTTGGCCAAATGGGCCTACGACGAACACTTCCAAGTAATTATTCCGGCTGAGGGCAGCTACCTCAGCGCGGGTTTGGCTGATGCCGCCGCTGCCTATAAAATTCCGGTTTGTGGGCCGCCCAAAAATTCAGCAGTCCTAGAGCGCTCGCGGCTTTGGCTCAAAGAATTTCTCAATCGCCACCAAATTCCGACCTCAACAGGCCGTGCCTTGGGCGATTTGGCCATGGCTGAGCGTTATGTGGCCTCGCAACCCATGCCACTCATGCTCTGGGGCGATTATCCCTCAGAATACGATGGAGCCTATACCGACCGCGCCGAAGCCTTAGCTGCCTTGGCGGGCATTTTTGCCTTGCCGCCGCGCGAAGGCCACTATCGAGGTGTGGTGATTGAGCAGCCAGCACTTGGCCCAACCGTGGCACTTTCAGCAATTACTGATGGCACAACCCTGATTCCAATGCAAGCAGTCCGAATGTATGATCGACTTGAGGATAACGATCAAGGCTGGGCAGCTGAAGGCATGGGGGCGCATACCACGCCTAGCGGAATTCTCAAACAACTTAGTGATTATCTCAGTGCCGCTATTCTTGAGCCAATTCGCGCCGCTCTCTTGCGCGATAAAATGCCTTGGTGGGGAATTTTAGGGGTCGATTGTGCAATTACCGCCAGCGGGCCGCAAGTGCTGCGCATACGCACAACCTTGAGTGATCCTGAGGCGCAAGTTTTATTACCCTTGCTCGAAGACGATTTATTTCCCTTCTTGGTAGCGGCCAATAACCGCAGCTTGTTAAATGTGCCAGCTTTGCGTTGGCGCAATGAGGCGAGCGTTGGCGTAACCATGGTCGCCAATGGCTATCCGCATAGTTTTAACACTGGAATGGCGATCGACGGCGTGATTGAGCTTGATGCTGGAGTCGTGGCATTTCAAAATGAAACCGCCAACCCCAATGGCTTGCGCTATGTCTCCGCTGAACTGCATATGCCTGAAAAACGTGGCTTATTCAGCGGGGTCAGCGATGCCTTAAACGATGCAATTCTGGTGCGATCGATGGGGCCAAATCGTTTATCAAGCCAAGCAGGACGCATCGTTACCGTCACCGCCCAAGCCTCAAGTTTGGCAGCCGCCCACGAAAAAGCCTACAACAACCTCAAACGGCTACGAGTCAACTCAGCAGTTTACCGCAACGATATCGGCCTACGCGAGCTATAG
- a CDS encoding alpha/beta hydrolase, producing MQSIELSDATGFLERYADMPIPGLLPRNVDVWLPANYHSSSEAFPVIYMHDGQNLFDPALAYIGVDWGIDEALENLIASQTINGAIVVGIWNSEQRIRDYLPAKPFHSASAAMQAQFEAAVGGGPLSDEYLAWIVKTLKPQIDTRYRTHPEPEHTSIMGASMGGLISLYALVQYPKVFGNAGCVSTHWPIGASRLVAWLGKRLPKAGKHRIYFDFGTEDLDAEYEPYQIEMDGFMQAAGYIQGDDWLTQKFVGAGHSELAWRERAELPLAFLLGASV from the coding sequence ATGCAATCGATTGAATTATCCGATGCAACTGGATTTTTAGAACGCTACGCCGATATGCCCATTCCTGGCCTGTTGCCGCGCAATGTCGATGTTTGGTTGCCGGCCAACTATCATAGTAGCAGCGAAGCTTTTCCGGTAATTTATATGCACGATGGCCAAAACTTGTTTGACCCAGCCTTAGCCTATATCGGAGTTGATTGGGGAATTGACGAGGCGCTCGAAAATCTGATTGCCAGCCAAACGATCAACGGGGCAATTGTGGTTGGCATTTGGAATAGCGAGCAACGGATTCGTGATTATTTGCCAGCCAAGCCATTTCATTCTGCTAGTGCCGCGATGCAAGCCCAATTTGAAGCAGCGGTTGGTGGTGGCCCGCTTTCCGACGAATATTTAGCATGGATCGTCAAAACGCTCAAGCCGCAGATTGATACACGCTATCGCACTCACCCTGAGCCTGAGCATACCAGCATTATGGGTGCAAGTATGGGCGGGCTGATTTCGCTGTATGCCTTGGTGCAATATCCCAAAGTTTTTGGCAATGCTGGTTGTGTTTCAACCCACTGGCCGATTGGGGCTAGCCGATTGGTGGCTTGGCTGGGCAAACGTTTGCCTAAGGCTGGCAAGCATCGAATCTATTTCGATTTTGGCACTGAGGATCTTGACGCTGAGTACGAACCCTATCAAATTGAGATGGATGGGTTTATGCAGGCAGCAGGATATATTCAAGGCGACGATTGGCTTACCCAGAAATTTGTGGGGGCGGGCCATTCTGAGTTGGCTTGGCGCGAACGAGCTGAATTGCCGCTGGCCTTTTTATTGGGAGCGAGCGTGTGA
- a CDS encoding glycosyltransferase, with translation MRILIIAFGTRGDVQPMVALGLALQARGHSITLLVSSNFKSWVEEFGLQVATARVDIQQMMLSDHGNDWVKHGANPIKQRNAMRRLLKQHALTMVEDAWQAAQNCDVLISSFTSDVFAVTLAEVLNVVHISTPLQPAMLATRCGPASAAAILPNHESIINYWFGRWVLEPFMWQVGGDFINQFRQQQLKLPAQSVREYAQRLRQTTIIQGYSSAIIPHPSDWPANIQTVGYWMLPPDEAWQMPPELEQFLADGPTPIYIGFGSMTGANPDAFTELLLKAVAHSGQRAIIQTGWAGLGQIELPKTVFRIGSAPHERLFRHVKAAVHHGGAGTTAASLAAGLPTVIVPHLGDQLRWGQRVYDLGLGPKGIPRNKLTVDRLAWAISQAANTPSMQHNAQAMAKTLQAEQGISRAVEIIEQRIQA, from the coding sequence GTGAGAATTTTAATTATTGCCTTTGGCACACGCGGCGATGTTCAGCCGATGGTGGCCTTGGGCTTGGCCTTGCAAGCGCGTGGGCATTCGATAACCCTGTTGGTCAGCAGCAATTTTAAAAGCTGGGTTGAGGAGTTTGGGTTACAAGTGGCGACTGCGCGGGTCGATATTCAGCAAATGATGTTGAGCGATCATGGCAACGATTGGGTCAAACATGGGGCTAATCCAATTAAACAGCGCAATGCGATGCGCCGTTTGTTGAAGCAACATGCCTTGACCATGGTTGAAGATGCTTGGCAAGCGGCCCAAAACTGCGATGTTTTGATCAGCAGTTTTACCTCGGATGTCTTTGCAGTGACCTTGGCTGAAGTGTTGAATGTGGTGCATATTAGCACGCCACTGCAACCAGCGATGTTGGCCACCCGTTGCGGCCCTGCCAGTGCGGCAGCAATTCTACCAAACCACGAGAGCATCATTAATTATTGGTTTGGGCGCTGGGTGCTTGAGCCATTTATGTGGCAAGTTGGCGGCGATTTTATTAATCAGTTTCGCCAGCAACAGCTCAAATTGCCAGCCCAAAGTGTGCGCGAATATGCTCAGCGCTTACGTCAAACCACCATCATTCAAGGCTATAGCTCGGCAATTATTCCGCATCCTAGCGATTGGCCCGCCAATATTCAGACGGTTGGTTATTGGATGTTGCCGCCAGATGAAGCTTGGCAAATGCCGCCTGAGCTTGAGCAATTTTTGGCCGATGGCCCAACTCCAATCTATATTGGTTTTGGCAGTATGACCGGAGCCAATCCCGATGCTTTTACCGAACTGCTGCTCAAAGCTGTGGCGCATAGCGGGCAGCGGGCAATTATCCAAACTGGTTGGGCTGGCTTAGGCCAAATCGAACTACCCAAAACGGTTTTTCGGATTGGCTCAGCGCCGCATGAACGACTTTTTCGCCATGTCAAAGCGGCGGTGCATCATGGCGGGGCTGGCACAACGGCTGCAAGCTTGGCCGCTGGTTTGCCAACCGTCATCGTGCCGCACTTGGGCGACCAGTTGCGTTGGGGGCAGCGCGTGTATGATTTGGGCTTAGGGCCAAAGGGGATTCCGCGCAATAAACTCACTGTTGATCGTTTGGCTTGGGCGATTTCGCAGGCCGCTAATACACCGAGCATGCAGCACAATGCCCAAGCTATGGCCAAAACGTTGCAAGCCGAGCAAGGTATCAGCCGCGCCGTCGAAATTATTGAACAACGGATACAAGCTTAG
- a CDS encoding DUF2721 domain-containing protein: protein MELTFTTPALLFPAISLLFLAYTNRFLSIAALMRELKSRYKLDRDPRIRGQLENLRYRIGIIRSMQICGVAAFFFCVLCMFVLFAGQELLGKGTFAISLLLLLTSLGLSLREIQVSIDALSLEIADLDE, encoded by the coding sequence ATGGAACTGACTTTCACCACGCCAGCGCTGTTGTTTCCAGCAATTTCGTTGCTGTTTTTGGCCTATACCAACCGCTTTCTTTCAATTGCCGCCCTCATGCGCGAACTCAAAAGTCGCTATAAACTTGATCGTGATCCACGGATTCGCGGCCAGTTGGAAAATTTGCGCTACCGCATCGGGATTATTCGTAGTATGCAGATTTGCGGCGTTGCAGCATTTTTCTTTTGTGTGCTGTGTATGTTTGTACTTTTCGCAGGCCAAGAGCTATTAGGTAAAGGCACATTTGCCATAAGTTTATTACTGCTTTTGACCTCGTTGGGCTTATCGTTGCGTGAAATTCAGGTTTCGATCGATGCCCTTAGCCTTGAAATTGCCGATCTCGATGAATAA